The Dermochelys coriacea isolate rDerCor1 chromosome 13, rDerCor1.pri.v4, whole genome shotgun sequence genome includes the window GAAAAGCTAATTAGCCTGCGTGGTTCTGCATCGATCTTCAAACCCAGCTCAGTGGAGAGTGCTGGGGATTTCATCTTCTTGGGACTGAGCAGCTGTGGGCTGAAGGATCCATCGTGCACAGCGGCCATGCCCTGCTGCCTTGGGAAGGCTGGAGGTGAGGGGGCTGAATTAGAGGAGATGGTGCTATGTCCCGGCCAGTGGCTGAATAGGATTATTTCTCCTAGGACTGGCCAAATGGCATGTACCACAAGCGTGAGCTGCTTCATCTCCATGCTTGGCAGCCGGGCGCTGAGGGTCACTCTCTCCGCCCGTCTCATGACGGGCTGTAACAGAGACCCAGATCCCATGCCCCCCGTATTTCTTCTTCTCCCTCTAACTACAGTGGCCCTCAAGGGCGCTCTGCAGCCAGGGGGCAGATGGAGCTCGGGTGGGCCGGGGACGCTGGACCTGCGGAAGGCTTTTCAAGGGCTGCAGCAAATGGTTTGCTCTGCCCAGAGCAAGAGCGGAGCAGCGGTGACTCTGAAGCCTAGGGCCCCACCGAGCCCTGAGTTGTTGGCGCCCTTCTTGGGGGCAGAGGCAGATTAGGGATTTGTGGGGCCCtgagccagagcaagtgggggcccctccccaccccttctgcctagAGTCCCCCGCTTCCCAcgctcctgccagggaaatggggttggggtgcagaggctTTCCTGCCCATCCagtgctcctgccggggagcggggGTCGGGGCGCAGGAGTCCTGTGCCCCAGCAGGTGGGCggacagagtggggcaagcccctgcaccccgaccccacTTCCTgacaggagtgccaggcaggcaGAGCGGGTTGGACGTGGGGGTGCTCATTTTCCAGGGTCGCCCGTTGGTCCAATGGTTAATCCACTGCTGCCTGGGGGCATTGCAGAGAAAGGTGTGACCAGAGAGAGGGAGGGCTAGGGACGGGCTGGTGTGGAAGCCGGCACGTAATGGGGGTTAGGAAAGCTCATTCCTGGACCCCTTCTGGCACTCAGCCCTGTGCTCTCTCTCCCGCTCCCCGCCAGGTGGTGAAGGTGGTCGGCAGTAACATCTCCCACAAGCTGCGGCTCTCCAGGGTGAAGCCCACCGACGAGGGGACGTACGAGTGCCGGGTGATCGACTTCAGCGACAGCAAAGCCCAGCAACACAGGTCAAGGCCTACCTGCGGGTGGAGCCGGAGGAGAGCTCTGAGGCGCACCGCCACGGCTCCTCCGCCAGGCAGGTGCAAGACACCCAGCTGCTGGCGGCCAGCTCTCTGACCACGCCAGACTGAgtggcaccccctccccaccagcaccaccaccacaaaatgggcaaagagctgaggaagcggcGGCAGACACCTCCTGCCTGCTGTAGACTGAGCCGGCATGGCATGGAACGG containing:
- the VSTM2L gene encoding LOW QUALITY PROTEIN: V-set and transmembrane domain-containing protein 2-like protein (The sequence of the model RefSeq protein was modified relative to this genomic sequence to represent the inferred CDS: inserted 5 bases in 4 codons); translation: MGALGVTLGIFHYLGLYLQLGAPARAPAANALFTETPHDMTAHAGEDVEMACSFRGSGSPSYSLEIQWWYVRNHGDWTDKQTWASNQLKASQQEEAGKEATKISVVKVVGSNISHKLRLSRVKPTDEGTYECRVIDFSDSKAQQHXVKAYLRVEPEESSEAHRHGSSARQVQDTQLXGGQLSDHARLSGTPSXHQHHHHKMGKELRKRXADTSCLL